The Panthera leo isolate Ple1 chromosome C2, P.leo_Ple1_pat1.1, whole genome shotgun sequence genome window below encodes:
- the RRP1 gene encoding ribosomal RNA processing protein 1 homolog A: MGPRVPLPPEIQLAQRLAGNEQVTRDRAVKRLRKYIVARTQRAAGGFTHDELLKVWKGLFYCMWMQDKALLQEELGRTISQLIHAFQTTEAQHLFLQTFWQTMNREWTGIDRLRLDKFYMLMRMVLNESLKALKMQGWEERQAERLLELLTTEILHPDSQAPSGVKSHFLEIFLEELSKVGAAELTADQNLKFIEPFCTIAAQTKDSLVLHNITRGVFETIVEQAPFAIEDLMNELEAAEEEEGTSEDEREEDVPSKEPRRGSLHGAAPDTSEEPAGDGEDSMGPVLQFDYEAVASRLFAAASQQDTPSQNRKRLYKVIRKLQDLAEGLFPEDDVPEKACRNLQEDRRERKTKKRLPKSGLQNKAGKGGEEDSCPDLSSGAERMARRQGSGAERPGPQEQPGGPAGRGARKRRRRRQPRAGARAKVTDCQDLRMRRRQPPRSGK, translated from the exons ATGGGCCCGCGCGTGCCGCTCCCCCCCGAGATCCAGCTGGCCCAGCGCCTGGCCGGGAACGAGCAGGTGACCCGGGACCGGGCGGTGAAGAGGCTCCGGAAATACATCGTCGCCAGGACTCAGCGGGCCGCAG GTGGTTTCACTCATGACGAGCTGCTGAAGGTTTGGAAAGGACTGTTTTACTGCATGTGGATGCAGGACAAGGCCCTCCTCCAG GAGGAACTAGGGAGGACCATTTCCCAGCTCATCCATGCTTTTCAGACCACAGAGGCAC AGCACCTGTTCCTTCAAACATTCTGGCAAACCATGAACCGCGAGTGGACGGGCATTGACAGACTGCGCCTGGATAAGTTCTACATG CTCATGCGGATGGTCCTGAACGAGTCCTTGAAGGCCCTGAAGATGCAGGGGTGGGAAGAAAG GCAGGCGGAACGGCTGCTGGAGCTGCTGACGACAGAGATCCTGCACCCTGACAGCCAGGCCCCCAGCGGGGTCAAGAGCCACTTCCTTGAGATCTTCCTGGAGGAGCTGAGCAAAGTGGGCGCCGCGGAG CTGACGGCGGACCAGAACCTCAAGTTCATCGAGCCCTTCTGCACGATCGCCGCTCAGACTAAGGA CTCCCTGGTGTTGCATAACATCACTCGGGGCGTCTTTGAAACGATCGTGGAGCAGGCCCCGTTTGCCATCGAGGACCTTATGAATGAGTTGGaggcagcagaggaggaggaggggacgtCGGAGGACGAGCGGGAGGAGGACGTGCCGTCCAAGGAGCCACGGAGAG GCTCTCTCCACGGGGCCGCACCTGACACGAGCGAGGAGCCAGCAGGAGATGGCGAGGACAGCATGGGCCCCGTCCTCCAG TTTGACTATGAGGCTGTGGCCAGCAGACTGTTCGCGGCGGCCAGTCAGCAGGACACCCCTTCCCAGAACAGGAAGCGCCTCTACAAAGTGATCCGGAA GTTGCAGGACCTCGCTGAAG GGCTCTTCCCTGAGGATGACGTTCCGGAAAAAGCCTGCAGGAACCTGCAGGAAGACAGGCGGGAGAGGAAGACGAAGAAGCGTTTGCCCAAATCTGGGTTACAGAACAAGGCAG GGAAAGGCGGCGAGGAGGACTCGTGCCCAGACCTGAGCTCCGGAGCTGAGAGGATGGCGAGGCGGCAGGGCTCGGGGGCTGAGCGCCCCGGGCCCCAGGAGCAGCCCGGGGGCCCTGCTGGGAGAGGGGCTCGGAAGAGGCGGCGGCGACGGCAGCCTCGGGCGGGGGCCAGAGCGAAGGTGACCGATTGCCAGGACCTACGGATGAGGAGGCGGCAGCCGCCACGGAGCGGGAAGTGA